The following are from one region of the Meleagris gallopavo isolate NT-WF06-2002-E0010 breed Aviagen turkey brand Nicholas breeding stock chromosome 21, Turkey_5.1, whole genome shotgun sequence genome:
- the ERAL1 gene encoding GTPase Era, mitochondrial, which yields MVQGRPAQPPEPKVLRIAIIGAPNAGKSTLSNQLLGRKVFPVSKKVHTTRCKARGVITHEDTQLIILDTPGLTCPMKAKRHKLEAAMLTDPWDSMKHADLVLVLVDVSDHWTRNSLSLEVLKCLSQFPQIPSVLVLNKVDLLKKKFILLGLINELTEGILNGKKLKVRSEFEHNSSSPAKTVLKVTQTPPPENRAQESLCQLETDKAQEGSSLDNSSTMKASESSPVTEAEGQKAYKYGDLKNRKGWPHFQDIFMLAALNGEEVDTLKQYLLMQAKPGPWEFHSRVLTSQSPHEICDNIIRAKILEYLPLEVPYGVTQVTELWEEGPSGELVIVQNLVVPRKSHKLMLIGRRGAVISRIAQEAGQDLMNIFLCDIRLKLKVEVKS from the exons ATGGTGCAGGGCCGCCCTGCCCAGCCCCCAGAACCCAAAGTGCTGAGAATCGCCATCATCGGAGCGCCCAACGCCGGCAAGTCCACGCTTTCCAACCAGCTCTTGGGCAGAAAG GTTTTCCCAGTCTCGAAGAAAGTGCACACAACCCGATGCAAAGCACGCGGTGTCATCACGCATGAGGACACACAGCTG ATCATTCTGGACACGCCTGGTCTCACTTGTCCCATGAAAGCCAAAAG GCATAAACTAGAGGCAGCCATGCTGACAGACCCGTGGGACAGCATGAAACATGCAGATCTAG TTCTGGTTTTGGTGGATGTCTCAGACCATTGGACACGAAACTCTCTGAGCCTGGAGGTGCTGAAATGTCTTTCTCAGTTTCCTCAGATTCCCAGTGTCCTGGTTCTGAACAAG GTGGATCTGCTAAAGAAGAAGTTCATCCTGCTGGGACTCATAAATGAGCTAACAGAGGGAATTCTAAatggaaagaaactgaaagtgCGGTCTGAATTTGAACATAATTCCAGTTCTCCTGCAAAAACTGTTCTTAAAGTCACTCAGACTCCTCCACCTGAGAACAGAGCTCAGGAGTCTCTTTGTCAGCTGGAAACAGATAAAGCCCAGGAAGGCTCTAGTTTGGATAACAGCAGCACTATGAAGGCTTCTGAGTCCAGTCCTGTTACAgaagcagaagggcaaaaggCCTACAAATATGGAGATCTGAAAAATAGGAAAGGCTGGCCACATTTCCAGGATATCTTCATGCTGGCAGCTCTCAATGGAGAGGAAGTGGATACGCTGAAG CAGTACCTCCTGATGCAAGCCAAGCCAGGTCCGTGGGAGTTCCACAGCAGGGTCTTGACCAGCCAGTCACCTCATGAGATCTGTGATAATATCATCAGGGCGAAGATACTGGAGTACCTGCCACTGGAAGTCCCCTATGGTGTGACTCAG GTGACAGAGCTATGGGAGGAAGGGCCAAGCGGGGAGCTCGTCATTGTGCAGAACCTTGTGGTCCCAAGAAAGTCTCATAAG CTGATGTTGATTGGAAGAAGAGGTGCAGTTATCAGCAGGATCGCCCAGGAGGCCGGGCAGGACCTGATGAACATTTTCCTCTGTGATATCCGCCTGAAGCTCAAGGTGGAGGTGAAGAGTTGA
- the FAM222B gene encoding protein FAM222B isoform X1, with amino-acid sequence MLACLPGPGDLSFQLLSYTQMNTGLQKWDTTQKMRSAQYPTPAELDAYAKKVANNPLTIKIFPNSVKVPQRKHIRRTVNGLDTSGQRYSPYPSQATTKTGLLAIVKSPAKGILKDFDGTRTRLLPEAMMNPPSTPYVAPSTLTHPQALARQQALQHAQTLPHPQSIPQPQALQHPQGIPQPQSLPHPQGIPQALPHPQNVQQPQGLQHPQTVAHQALQPPPNPLLQPGLHGSRKMPDADAPPNVTVSTSTIPLSMAATLQQNQPPDLSSIVHQINQFCQARAGISTTSVCEGQIANPSPISRNLLINASTRVSTHNVPTPMPSCVVNPVDHAAAAIPSASVNVPMVNINRVPPAYQNEIKSVAWNQHQLAHLQQMCGDAAGPAALAGKHAPREMAGQSFPGKTSSYPQELCMGQSFGLKPPIEKPTPSPPVNGLQGPLPYTNGHYFQPMWNNILPTPNSDSSGSQDLAMPFHGGQPAGAALDCAGGPHYRAGAGPSSQNNVMQTVDYLSGDFQQPCFRDQSMAVLGKVHRPPMNRAPEPSDSRNLHIQHPGYR; translated from the exons ATGCTGGCCTGTCTGCCAGGACCAGGTGACCTCTCCTTTCAGCTTCTTTCTTACACGCAGATGAACACTGGACTTCAGAAAT GGGACACTACACAGAAAATGAGATCTGCACAGTATCCTACCCCAGCAGAATTGGATGCCTATGCTAAGAAGGTCGCCAACAACCCCCTGACTATAAAAATTTTCCCAAACAGCGTCAAGGTTCCCCAGCGGAAACACATTCGCCGTACTGTGAACGGACTCGATACTTCGGGCCAGAGGTACAGTCCTTACCCATCTCAGGCCACCACGAAAACCGGCCTCCTGGCCATCGTCAAATCTCCAGCGAAAGGAATCCTCAAGGACTTTGACGGGACGCGCACACGCCTGCTGCCGGAAGCGATGATGAATCCCCCTTCCACGCCGTACGTTGCACCGAGCACTTTAACCCACCCCCAGGCGCTTGCTCGCCAGCAGGCTCTCCAGCATGCACAGACTTTGCCGCACCCCCAGAGCATCCCGCAGCCGCAGGCTTTGCAGCACCCTCAGGGTATACCACAGCCGCAAAGCTTACCCCACCCTCAGGGGATTCCGCAGGCGCTGCCGCACCCTCAGAACGTGCAGCAGCCTCAGGGCTTGCAGCACCCTCAGACCGTGGCACACCAGGCGCTGCAGCCCCCCCCGAACCCTTTGCTGCAGCCGGGTTTACATGGGAGCAGAAAGATGCCGGATGCGGACGCGCCGCCGAATGTGACCGTGTCTACCTCAACCATTCCCCTCTCTATGGCTGCCACCCTGCAGCAGAACCAGCCACCGGACCTGAGCAGCATTGTGCACCAGATTAACCAGTTCTGCCAGGCCAGAGCTGGCATTAGCACTACCTCAGTGTGTGAGGGACAGATTGCAAACCCCAGCCCCATAAGTCGCAACCTGCTTATCAATGCAAGTACCAGGGTCTCTACTCACAACGTCCCTACGCCCATGCCTTCCTGTGTAGTGAACCCTGTcgatcatgctgctgctgctattcCTTCTGCCTCTGTTAACGTGCCCATGGTGAATATTAACAGGGTGCCGCCTGCCTACCAGAACGAAATCAAATCGGTGGCGTGGAACCAGCACCAGCTCGCTCATCTGCAGCAAATGTGTGGGGATGCTGCCGGGCCCGCGGCGCTGGCAGGGAAGCACGCTCCGAGAGAGATGGCAGGGCAGAGTTTCCCTGGCAAAACCTCCAGCTACCCTCAAGAACTGTGCATGGGCCAGTCCTTCGGCTTGAAGCCCCCCATTGAGAAGCCCACGCCCTCCCCTCCTGTCAACGGCTTGCAGGGACCCTTGCCGTACACCAACGGGCACTACTTCCAGCCCATGTGGAATAACATTCTGCCCACGCCCAACAGCGACAGCTCTGGGTCCCAGGACCTCGCCATGCCTTTCCACGGGGGACAGCCGGCCGGAGCAGCGCTAGATTGTGCAGGAGGACCTCATTACAGAGCTGGGGCCGGCCCGTCCAGCCAGAATAACGTGATGCAGACCGTGGATTACCTAAGTGGGGACTTCCAGCAGCCTTGCTTCAGAGATCAGAGCATGGCCGTGCTGGGAAAAGTCCATCGGCCTCCCATGAACCGAGCACCCGAACCGAGCGATAGTCGAAATCTTCATATTCAGCACCCAGGGTATAGATAG
- the FAM222B gene encoding protein FAM222B isoform X2, whose amino-acid sequence MRSAQYPTPAELDAYAKKVANNPLTIKIFPNSVKVPQRKHIRRTVNGLDTSGQRYSPYPSQATTKTGLLAIVKSPAKGILKDFDGTRTRLLPEAMMNPPSTPYVAPSTLTHPQALARQQALQHAQTLPHPQSIPQPQALQHPQGIPQPQSLPHPQGIPQALPHPQNVQQPQGLQHPQTVAHQALQPPPNPLLQPGLHGSRKMPDADAPPNVTVSTSTIPLSMAATLQQNQPPDLSSIVHQINQFCQARAGISTTSVCEGQIANPSPISRNLLINASTRVSTHNVPTPMPSCVVNPVDHAAAAIPSASVNVPMVNINRVPPAYQNEIKSVAWNQHQLAHLQQMCGDAAGPAALAGKHAPREMAGQSFPGKTSSYPQELCMGQSFGLKPPIEKPTPSPPVNGLQGPLPYTNGHYFQPMWNNILPTPNSDSSGSQDLAMPFHGGQPAGAALDCAGGPHYRAGAGPSSQNNVMQTVDYLSGDFQQPCFRDQSMAVLGKVHRPPMNRAPEPSDSRNLHIQHPGYR is encoded by the coding sequence ATGAGATCTGCACAGTATCCTACCCCAGCAGAATTGGATGCCTATGCTAAGAAGGTCGCCAACAACCCCCTGACTATAAAAATTTTCCCAAACAGCGTCAAGGTTCCCCAGCGGAAACACATTCGCCGTACTGTGAACGGACTCGATACTTCGGGCCAGAGGTACAGTCCTTACCCATCTCAGGCCACCACGAAAACCGGCCTCCTGGCCATCGTCAAATCTCCAGCGAAAGGAATCCTCAAGGACTTTGACGGGACGCGCACACGCCTGCTGCCGGAAGCGATGATGAATCCCCCTTCCACGCCGTACGTTGCACCGAGCACTTTAACCCACCCCCAGGCGCTTGCTCGCCAGCAGGCTCTCCAGCATGCACAGACTTTGCCGCACCCCCAGAGCATCCCGCAGCCGCAGGCTTTGCAGCACCCTCAGGGTATACCACAGCCGCAAAGCTTACCCCACCCTCAGGGGATTCCGCAGGCGCTGCCGCACCCTCAGAACGTGCAGCAGCCTCAGGGCTTGCAGCACCCTCAGACCGTGGCACACCAGGCGCTGCAGCCCCCCCCGAACCCTTTGCTGCAGCCGGGTTTACATGGGAGCAGAAAGATGCCGGATGCGGACGCGCCGCCGAATGTGACCGTGTCTACCTCAACCATTCCCCTCTCTATGGCTGCCACCCTGCAGCAGAACCAGCCACCGGACCTGAGCAGCATTGTGCACCAGATTAACCAGTTCTGCCAGGCCAGAGCTGGCATTAGCACTACCTCAGTGTGTGAGGGACAGATTGCAAACCCCAGCCCCATAAGTCGCAACCTGCTTATCAATGCAAGTACCAGGGTCTCTACTCACAACGTCCCTACGCCCATGCCTTCCTGTGTAGTGAACCCTGTcgatcatgctgctgctgctattcCTTCTGCCTCTGTTAACGTGCCCATGGTGAATATTAACAGGGTGCCGCCTGCCTACCAGAACGAAATCAAATCGGTGGCGTGGAACCAGCACCAGCTCGCTCATCTGCAGCAAATGTGTGGGGATGCTGCCGGGCCCGCGGCGCTGGCAGGGAAGCACGCTCCGAGAGAGATGGCAGGGCAGAGTTTCCCTGGCAAAACCTCCAGCTACCCTCAAGAACTGTGCATGGGCCAGTCCTTCGGCTTGAAGCCCCCCATTGAGAAGCCCACGCCCTCCCCTCCTGTCAACGGCTTGCAGGGACCCTTGCCGTACACCAACGGGCACTACTTCCAGCCCATGTGGAATAACATTCTGCCCACGCCCAACAGCGACAGCTCTGGGTCCCAGGACCTCGCCATGCCTTTCCACGGGGGACAGCCGGCCGGAGCAGCGCTAGATTGTGCAGGAGGACCTCATTACAGAGCTGGGGCCGGCCCGTCCAGCCAGAATAACGTGATGCAGACCGTGGATTACCTAAGTGGGGACTTCCAGCAGCCTTGCTTCAGAGATCAGAGCATGGCCGTGCTGGGAAAAGTCCATCGGCCTCCCATGAACCGAGCACCCGAACCGAGCGATAGTCGAAATCTTCATATTCAGCACCCAGGGTATAGATAG